The following nucleotide sequence is from uncultured Draconibacterium sp..
GATTCCGTTTCTTCATCAGCTAACCTGGTAATGAATGTAAAATACCTGGATAGTGCAAACAAGGAGATTAATCCCGAAAGCATTGAGCAGGGTACCGACTTCAGAATGGAAGTTACGGTAAAACATCCGGGTAAACGAGTTGAATATGAAGAAATGGTTTTGTCAGCACTAATTCCTTCGGGGTGGGAAATTCTGAATAAACGTATTGGTGATGTTCCGGGAGAGGAATCGAATTTTGAGTACCAGGATATTCGCGATGACCGGATTTACACCTATTTCGATTTGGAAATAAACGAGCAAAAAACTTTTGTGTTCTATCTAAATGCTGCCTACAAAGGTCGGTTTTATCAACCACCGGTAAGTTGCGAGGCGATGTACGATAATTCTGTAAACGCGAGAAAAGCCGGTAGAATGGTTGTTGTGAAATAATATTACTGTGCTTTGGTAAAGATTCTGAAAAACAGACGATTTTGGAAATGGGGAAGTATTGGAATTTTATCCATACTTGTCCTTTTCTTGCTTGGTGGTCTCTTTATTCCACGTCCGTTATTTACAACTTCGTATTCAACAGTTGTTGAAAGCAGTAATGGCGATTTGCTGGGGGCACGAATTTCTGATGATGAACAGTGGCGTTTCCCGGCAGTCGACAGTATTCCGCAAAAATACGAGCAGTGCGTATTGCAGTTTGAAGACAAACATTTTTATGCTCACCCCGGTGTAAATCTCGCCTCGATAGTACGTGCGATGGTACAAAATATAAAAGCCCGTGAAGTGGTGAGCGGGGGTAGTACAATTACCATGCAGGTGAGCAGGCTGGCACGTGGAAACAGAAAACGAAACCTGAAGAATAAAATGATTGAAGTTTTCTGGGCTTTACACATCGAACTACGTTATTCAAAAGCTGAAATTCTGAAACTCTATGCATCGCATGCACCTTTTGGCGGAAACGTTGTAGGTATTGATGCGGCTTCATGGCGCTATTTTGCCCGCGATAGTGAGCAGTTATCCTGGGCCGAATCGGCAACATTAGCAGTGCTTCCCAATGCTCCGTCGCTAATTTACCCTGGCCGTCTTGACGATAAACTGAAGCAGAAACGCGATCGTCTTTTACAAAAATTACTTGAAGCCGGAAAAATCGACAGTATGACCTTTGAACTGGCAATTTCTGAAACTTTGCCGGAAAAGGTAAATGCTTTGCCAAACGCGGCTTATCATTTTACTGAAATGATGAATGAAGAAAGGAAGGGACAGCGAACCCGTTCAACGATTAATAGCGTAATTCAAAACCGGGCGAACCAGGTTGTGCGAAAACATCAGAGGCGTTTAAAAGCAAACTACATTAATAATATGGCTGTTTTGGTGGCCGAAATTCCCTCGAAAAAAGTACTGGCTTACGTGGGAAATACACTTTCCATTGATAGTTTGGGTCACGGGAATTTTGTGGATGTTATACAAGCACCCAGAAGTACAGGTAGTATTCTGAAACCCTTTTTGTATTGTAAAATGATGGATGAGGGAATGCTTTTACCAAGTATGTTGGTACCTGATATCCCGATACGTTTTGGAGGTTTTACCCCGATGAATTTCGACCGGCAATATAATGGCGCAGTGCCAGCGGAAGAAGCTTTGGCACAGTCGTTAAATATTCCTGCAGTGCATTTACTACGCGAATTTGGCGTAGCACCTTTTTATTCCTTTTTGAAACAAACCGGAATGACAACTTTGTATCAGGCACCCGATTATTACGGACTCTCATTGATTTTGGGTGGTGCTGAAGTAAAACTTTGGGACCTTGCCGGAATGTATGCCTCTCTGGCAACAATTCTGGATACATACAATAACCAGGACGGCTTATATCTTTCAAAGCCTTTTACCCCTTTAATCTGGGATGAAAATGAAAAGGCAGAGCAAGGATCAGAACTAAAACAACCGGTTGTTCGGGCAGCATCAATATATTCAACGTTTAAGGCTCTTTTGGAAGTAACGCGGCCAAACACTGAAAGTGGCTGGGAACGGTTTGCTCATTCGAAAAAAATTGCCTGGAAAACGGGTACCAGTTTTGGATTTCGTGATGCCTGGGCTGTTGGTATAACACCCAAATATGTGGTTGCTGTGTGGTGCGGAAATGCCGATGGAGAAGGGCGTGCCGGACTAACAGGCGTGTCGGCTGCCGCTCCGGTAATGTTTGATGTGTTTTCAACTTTGCCCGATGCCAGCTGGTTTGAGACTCCTGTTGACGAAATGGACAGTATAGAAGTTTGCAGCGAAAGTGGTTTCTTACCAGGCGAAAATTGCGATGAAAGAAAGACTATACTTGTTCCACAGGGAAATAAAATTGGTGTTTGCCGGTGGCATCAGCGTATTCATTTAAATGCAGAACAAACACACCGGGTTAACGCCAATTGTTATCCGGTATCAAAAATGGTGCACAAAAACTGGTTTGTTCTTCCGCCTTCAATGGAATACTATTACAAGCGGGAAAATGTCCTTTATGCAACTTTGCCCCCGCTGATGCCCGGCTGTACAGAAAATCAACAATTACTTGATTTTATATACCCCAGAGAATGGAATCGGATTTTTATTCCGGTAGAATTGGATGGAACAAAAGGTAAGTTAATCGTAGAGCTGGCACATCGTTTAAATAATGTTGATGTGTACTGGTACCTTGACGATGATTTTCTGGGTGTCACTAAAAATATGCATCAGTTTGA
It contains:
- the pbpC gene encoding penicillin-binding protein 1C, translated to MVKILKNRRFWKWGSIGILSILVLFLLGGLFIPRPLFTTSYSTVVESSNGDLLGARISDDEQWRFPAVDSIPQKYEQCVLQFEDKHFYAHPGVNLASIVRAMVQNIKAREVVSGGSTITMQVSRLARGNRKRNLKNKMIEVFWALHIELRYSKAEILKLYASHAPFGGNVVGIDAASWRYFARDSEQLSWAESATLAVLPNAPSLIYPGRLDDKLKQKRDRLLQKLLEAGKIDSMTFELAISETLPEKVNALPNAAYHFTEMMNEERKGQRTRSTINSVIQNRANQVVRKHQRRLKANYINNMAVLVAEIPSKKVLAYVGNTLSIDSLGHGNFVDVIQAPRSTGSILKPFLYCKMMDEGMLLPSMLVPDIPIRFGGFTPMNFDRQYNGAVPAEEALAQSLNIPAVHLLREFGVAPFYSFLKQTGMTTLYQAPDYYGLSLILGGAEVKLWDLAGMYASLATILDTYNNQDGLYLSKPFTPLIWDENEKAEQGSELKQPVVRAASIYSTFKALLEVTRPNTESGWERFAHSKKIAWKTGTSFGFRDAWAVGITPKYVVAVWCGNADGEGRAGLTGVSAAAPVMFDVFSTLPDASWFETPVDEMDSIEVCSESGFLPGENCDERKTILVPQGNKIGVCRWHQRIHLNAEQTHRVNANCYPVSKMVHKNWFVLPPSMEYYYKRENVLYATLPPLMPGCTENQQLLDFIYPREWNRIFIPVELDGTKGKLIVELAHRLNNVDVYWYLDDDFLGVTKNMHQFELRPEPGWHTITVSDNLGNLLTKRFLVVNR